Proteins from a single region of Psilocybe cubensis strain MGC-MH-2018 chromosome 3, whole genome shotgun sequence:
- a CDS encoding ATPase-activating ribosome biosynthesis protein: MRVEKCYFCSTNVYPGHGSAFVRNDSKVFRFCTSKCHKNFKMKRNPRKVRWTKAFRKAAGKEMTIDSTIDFEKRRNVPVRYDRNLIETTVKAMKRVGEIKARRERVFFKHRMAASREKQRAHRKKVMEAAKTSSVKLHEPISIESTTSQEKIKVPVKARSALIQGEGRSMGMEID; the protein is encoded by the exons ATGCGTGTCGAAAAGTGCTACTTCTGTTCTACCAATGTCTACCCCGGCCATG GATCTGCTTTCGTGAGGAACGATTCGAAAGTATTCCGCTTCTGCACATCAAA ATGTCATAAAAACTTCAA GATGAAACGAAACCCTCGTAAAGTAAGATGGACGAAAGCGTTCAGAAAGGCCGCTGGTAAAGAAATGACCATT GACTCTACAATTGATTTCGAGAAACGCAGAAATGTTCCTGTAAGATACGACAGAAATTTGATCGAAACTACAGTCAAGGCCATGAAGAGAGTGGGAGAAATCAAAGCGAGGAGAGAACGTGTATTCTTCAAACACAG AATGGCTGCCAGCAGAGAAAAACAGAGAGCACACCGCAAGAAGGTCATGGAAGCCGCCAAAACTTCCTCTGTCAAGTTGCACGAACCTATATCTATAGAATCCACAACCAGCCAAGAGAAAATCAAGGTTCCTGTCAAAGCGAGGTCTGCTctcattcaaggagaaggCCGCTCAATGGGCATGGAGATCGATTAG
- a CDS encoding Autophagy-related protein 2: MSWYSSWIPGLPSFNFSIPSGIQGRFLSFVLKKALGHLLKPGQLDYHQIDSQIGSGYVQAINAYLDGLPISLHSGTISFIKARIPWPNPLASTLGFSLRSLHLVFHVIPHINQKGSEGIDLTESVVSVAESFIHQELSSGEEATLWQSFHHEAALHSSYDEDHSIPGGLDVPASAEETSHSLDSDPAGVSVFASLIERLLARFEFDVQDVKITLVHPDNISLTLFLDDVRYHTDSRIKTTISTAPPGSLVEGETRTLSVNGLTLSSRNLSSASSHTFFQYVTKSPEPRSPSVATSRPISRRSSQSSLDDAAQFMMSQSLAVLPPRPPSSTGSVSSSMYESAISTISSHKDPQETLPTTLTDAHSDVEEQDTVLAPDTNVDNVDEVLVSFGRQPINFSLTTPSPVTEPPEDDDNPFISSADPNPGEEPLRLSASIGVIACAMKPWQVDALLQLGKVIVPSVPSKSVSSNDSGNRGDSRNQFPSLRVNAQIRGIVVILVPPSPNEVDVTGYFEKPMTPPSLKHGCIRLHLDTLSASIRMANVGVEKSASSTSNPIPTVPETRSTDFTIADISIFLFRGTTGFNDETLSAFPLLLTDPYLSSQYPHRHIHPQSNEGYPILPNFEVIDWTNKESRSYGTKLSFWRCQQKYSKFKAQTLASPGKLKESHAGPLPAIRFLSRTKEDTGRVSIDQTTDIQIAPLNIRIDLECLLQPGGPLSFFEALVPQTQDDRDHDSLSSEDTIENDMHASTWNMAAKSKVAKGPNIFKTHDQQRSNKPDLTRDGNQSRITIKFPLIRLAVRSPPPRLNARSGTLVVDWHNIIVRHGAHSPRASARFANDNEIPSRNLDFSEKDTLLKIEFSRLVIACSMVGATTAFTFASLGALTDLETDNPEYLPSQSPPSLQPTIYVIKPPLSPSRATPTFALSIDIPAVHVDLSKQEFDALQYWVDDLSQLLERLSGRLNNESSSFAGDSKDVSLIGTFVRVMIPRTDSDSIAPRPFDIKASDIDVLVELNPDNKQQTILTLGVSDLIMENTDFDGKLQRSTIKLRFSTSTMPNLNTKETRIKLTVCGFTYRFYPDVRWISDLAVFAKNPPGTFESVIPSDRTRIFVKIVDGSVCLLAPQYPGSIVTYLHELDFSTDVVGDSRDSSFHISATSLALLAIDDTQDQRVPESSRSPPQGLLSWTSAGYALVAEVAELDTNVVNQLSTFPLWKVDINRIVLRLHLCADTLTAVTAFAQNLGSAFKSSDPQPPALPKGPAVVHQKPQQEGRTLMCSQDTKIGVAAASIEDLAFKKVPDVGPAPDMIYDDLPTNLDYLDESFGAAAGLREMVDEDLDEFDDQEIENTTSSNDPNVISNIGGETIKIFDAEGLHIVEDYFLTIPPEKSSGSSYLSHMITKADVNFSSGKPDFSLKILDSDFTLFLYDGYDWVQTRRTIEEEVKEMRKRLAKIRQLVANGQIQEPMMEDTSALLYNSVHIGLEDDEDLLGEPSALIAAIDEELKDDMDTASQSSWQSLRPSNAGGKSRARSLRIHGKKLTRAKTPSMEFCLAGVNAEFDQYQPEDPLVSRAFVTVKDLEILDHIKTSTWKKFLTELRSDSRGNIRETDSHMVRIELRTVRPVSGNSSEEARLRAKILPLRLYVDQDAVDFLKKFFSFKDPHAVPSAESQSDDNEAYIQLAEIFPIDLKLDYKPRRVDYRALKEGRTIELMNFFHFDGAEMTLRHITLTGVTGWPKLFEMLNDLWTPDVKATQLVEVISGVAPIRSMVNVGSGVADLILLPIAQYKKDGRIVRGMQKGATAFVKSTAVEAIRMGAKLATGTQVVLEQAEGVLGGQFDTSITAEPLQVPTGDEFNYENEEEEVPSDLISKYAYQRTDLREGVQSAYKSLQRNLSSAAQTILAVPMEVYERSGNEGPVRSVVRAVPIAVLKPMIGASEAVSKTLLGLHNTLDPNVRHENEAKYKSR; encoded by the exons ATGTCCTGGTATTCATCCTGGATCCCAGGTTTACCTAGCTTCAACTTCTCCATCCCTAGCGGTATTCAAGGTCGCTTCCTATCATTCGTGCTGAAGAAGGCGTTAGGACACCTCCTCAAACCCGGTCAGCTCGATTATCATCAAATTGACTCTCAAATCGGCTCGGGATACGTGCAG GCTATAAATGCATATTTGGATGGTCTTCCTATTTCTCTACATTCTGGAACGATATCGTTTATCAAAGCCCGGATTCCATGGCCTAACCCTCTGGCCTCCACATTGGGCTTTTCGCTGAGGTCTCTGCATCTCGTGTTCCACGTCATCCCTCACATTAATCAAAAGGGTAGCGAAGGAATTGATTTAACAGAGTCTGTCGTCTCTGTCGCCGAATCTTTCATTCACCAGGAATTATCTTCGGGGGAAGAAGCCACTCTTTGGCAATCGTTCCATCACGAAGCCGCACTGCACTCCAGCTATGACGAAGATCACAGCATTCCTGGCGGCCTTGACGTGCCAGCTTCGGCTGAAGAAACTTCTCACTCTTTGGATTCTGATCCAGCTGGAGTCTCGGTGTTTGCGAGTCTTATTGAGCGTTTGCTGGCGAGATTTGAGTTTGATGTCCAAGATGTCAAAATTACTTTGGTACATCCAGATAACATCAGTTTGACCTTGTTTCTGGATGATGTTCGGTATCATACTGACTCTCGTATCAAAACGACTATTTCAACGGCTCCTCCAGGTAGTCTGGTCGAAGGAGAAACTCGGACTCTATCCGTCAACGGGTTGACTTTGTCTTCTCGCAATCTTTCGTCTGCTTCCTCCCATACCTTCTTCCAGTATGTCACAAAATCACCTGAACCTCGATCGCCCAGCGTTGCGACATCTCGGCCAATTTCTCGCCGATCTTCCCAGTCCTCTTTAGACGACGCTGCACAGTTTATGATGTCTCAGTCGCTCGCTGTGCTTCCACCAAGGCCACCATCCTCAACGGGCTCAGTGTCCAGTAGTATGTACGAAAGCGCCATTTCCACAATTTCTTCCCACAAAGATCCGCAGGAAACCCTTCCAACTACTCTTACTGATGCACATAGTGACGTTGAGGAACAAGACACAGTATTGGCTCCCGATACAAATGTGGACAATGTCGATGAGGTTCTCGTATCATTTGGACGTCAACCAATCAATTTTTCTCTGACGACACCTTCGCCCGTCACCGAACCACcagaagacgatgataacCCATTCATATCGTCAGCAGATCCCAACCCTGGCGAGGAGCCACTTAGGCTTTCTGCATCAATCGGTGTTATAGCTTGCGCAATGAAACCTTGGCAAGTGGACGCACTGCTGCAACTGGGAAAGGTTATAGTCCCCTCAGTCCCCTCCAAAAGTGTGTCGAGCAACGATTCTGGTAACAGGGGCGATTCGAGAAATCAATTTCCATCTCTAAGGGTCAACGCACAAATACGTGGAATCGTCGTCATCCTTGTCCCCCCTTCGCCCAATGAGGTTGATGTGACGGGATATTTTGAGAAGCCTATGACACCTCCCTCGCTGAAGCATGGCTGTATACGACTACATTTGGATACATTGTCGGCCTCCATAAGGATGGCTAACGTGGGGGTAGAAAAATCAGCATCGTCAACCTCAAATCCCATACCTACGGTACCGGAGACCAGGTCGACAGATTTCACCATTGCAGATATATCTATATTCTTGTTCCGGGGAACAACGGGATTTAATGACGAGACATTATCCGCCTTTCCTCTCCTTCTAACCGATCCTTATCTGTCTTCTCAGTATCCTCATAGGCATATACATCCCCAATCAAATGAAGGATACCCTATTCTACCCAACTTTGAGGTCATTGACTGGACGAATAAGGAAAGCCGGAGCTATGGTACCAAATTATCATTTTGGCGCTGCCAACAGAAATATAGTAAATTTAAGGCTCAGACACTTGCATCTCCCGGGAAGTTGAAGGAATCGCATGCGGGGCCGCTACCTGCTATCAGGTTTCTCAGTCGAACCAAGGAAGATACCGGTCGGGTGTCAATAGACCAAACTACCGACATTCAAATTGCTCCTCTTAACATTCGTATCGACTTGGAGTGTCTTCTTCAACCAGGTGGTCCTTTGTCATTTTTTGAAGCTTTGGTTCCTCAAACGCAGGATGACCGTGACCATGACTCTCTTTCGTCTGAAGACACTATTGAGAATGATATGCATGCCTCTACATGGAATATGGCAGCAAAGAGCAAAGTTGCAAAGGGACCAAACATTTTCAAAACTCATGATCAGCAGCGATCTAACAAGCCG GATCTTACCAGAGACGGTAATCAGTCACGCATAACAATCAAGTTCCCTCTAATTCGACTGGCTGTCCGgtcccctcctcctcgatTAAATGCCCGCTCCGGCACTCTCGTTGTTGACTGGCATAATATTATAGTGCGGCATGGCGCGCATTCGCCTAGGGCATCGGCCAGATTTGCCAACGACAATGAAATCCCCTCACGCAATCTCGATTTTTCAGAAAAAGATACCCTTCTCAAAATTGAATTTAGCAGACTGGTTATAGCCTGCTCGATGGTCGGAGCCACCACAGCCTTTACTTTTGCGTCTCTTGGCGCCCTCACAGATCTAGAGACTGACAATCCAGAGTATCTTCCTTCTCAGTCCCCCCCTTCATTACAGCCAACAATCTACGTTATCAAACCACCTCTTAGCCCGTCACGCGCAACGCCAACCTTCGCACTCAGTATCGATATCCCTGCGGTTCATGTCGATCTTTCGAAGCAAGAGTTCGATGCCTTGCAATATTGGGTGGATGACCTAAGTCAGCTGTTAGAACGCCTATCGGGTAGACTTAACAACGAGTCATCATCGTTTGCCGGAGATAGCAAGGACGTGAGTCTCATTGGAA CATTTGTTAGGGTTATGATCCCGCGCACTGATTCTGATAGCATTGCTCCACGACCATTTGACATCAAAGCGTCAGACATTGACGTTCTTGTGGAATTAAATCCTGACAACAAA CAACAGACAATCCTTACCCTTGGGGTGTCTGACTTAATTATGGAGAATACCGACTTCGACGGAAAACTACAGAG ATCAACTATCAAACTTCGATTCTCGACATCCACTATGCCAAATCTTAATACTAAAGAGACTCGAATCAAATTAACTGTATGCGGTTTCACGTACCGTTTCTATCCAGATGTTCGTTGGATCTCTGACTTGGCTGTATTTGCCAAAAATCCTCCTGGG ACATTCGAATCCGTCATACCAAGCGACCGAACGCGTATTTTTGTGAAGATAGTCGATGGCTCTGTCTGCCTTCTGGCACCACAGTATCCTGGATCCATTGTGACCTATTTGCATGAATTGGACTTCTCAACGgatgttgtgggcgattctCGGGACTCCTCGTTTCATATTTCAGCAACCTCCCTAGCGCTCCTTGCAATAGACGACACCCAAGACCAGCGTGTACCCGAGTCCTCTAGATCACCTCCGCAGGGGTTATTATCATGGACA TCTGCGGGCTATGCACTAGTAGCTGAAGTAGCGGAATTGGATACAAACGTCGTTAACCAACTCTCTACATTTCCTTTATGGAAG GTTGATATAAATCGTATCGTGCTCCGTCTGCACTTGTGTGCGGATACTTTAACGGCTGTCACGGCTTTTGCACAAAACCTTGGGTCGGCTTTCAAAAGTTCAGATCCACA ACCACCAGCTTTACCGAAAGGGCCAGCTGTAGTTCACCAGAAACCACAACAAGAGGGACGCACACTCATGT GTTCACAAGATACTAAAATCGGCGTCGCCGCAGCTTCTATAGAGGACCTTGCATTTAAGAAGGTTCCAGATGTCGGTCCAGCCCCTGATATGATTTACGACGATCTACCCACCAATCTTGATTACCTCGACGAATCTTTCGGCGCCGCCGCTGGCTTGAGAGAAATGGTAGATGAAGACTTGGATGAATTTGATGATcaagaaattgaaaataCTACTTCGTCGAATGATCCAAACGTTATATCAAATATTGGAGGGGAGACCATCAAGATTTTTGATGCTGAAGGTCTTCACATTGTCGAAGATTACTTTCTAACAATACCGCCCGAAAAGTCAAGTGGAAGTTCTTA TTTATCTCATATGATTACAAAGGCTGATGTGAATTTTAGCTCTGGTAAACCAGATTTCAGCCTCAAGATTCTCGATAGTGACTTCACGTTATTCTTATACGACGGGTACGATTGGGTCCAGACCAGACGAACTATCGAAGAGGAAGTGAAGGAAATGCGCAAACGGTTGGCCAAAATACGCCAATTAGTGGCCAATGGACAAATTCAAGAGCCAATGATGGAAGATACAAGTGCTCTTCTCTACAATTCAGTGCACATTGGATTggaggacgatgaagaccTTTTAGGCGAACCTTCTGCTTTGATCGCCGCCATTGACGAAGAGCTGAAAGACGACATGGATACAGCAAGTCAAAGCTCATGGCAGTCGTTGAGACCTTCTAATGCTGGCGGGAAATCCAGAGCTCGGTCTCTACGCATACATGGGAAGAAATTGACAAGGGCGAAAACACCAAGCATGGAATTTTGCCTTGCAGGAGTCAATGCGGAATTTGATCAATACCAGCCAGAAGACCCCCTTGTGTCAAGGGCTTTTGTGACAGTCAAGGACCTTGAAATTTTGGACCACATAAAGACATCGACGTGGAAGAAGTTTTTGACGGAGCTTAGATCGGACTCGAGGGGTAACATACGAGAAACTGACTCACATATGGTACGAATCGAACTTCGTACTGTTCGCCCTGTTTCCGGTAACTCTTCAGAAGAGGCTAGACTGAGA GCTAAGATCCTCCCTCTGAGGCTATACGTTGACCAAGACGCGGTCGATTTTCTAAAGAagttcttcagcttcaaaGACCCTCACGCGGTTCCCAGTGCTGAATCGCAATCCGATGACAACGAAGCATATATTC AATTGGCTGAAATATTCCCTATCGATCTTAAACTAGACTATAAGCCACGTCGAGTCGACTATAGAGCATTGAAGGAGGGAAGGACAATTGAGCTGATGAACTTCTTCCATTTCGATGGAGCAGAAATGACGCTTCGCCATATCACTTTAACTGGT GTGACTGGATGGCCAAAACTCTTTGAGATGTTGAATGACTTATGGACGCCTGACGTGAAAGCCACACAACTTGTAGAGGTTATTTCTGGAGTTGCCCCCATTCGTTCCATGGTTAATGTTGGCTCCGGTGTCGCCGACCTTATTCTGTTACCTATCGCGCAATACAAGAAAGACGGACGAATTGTTCGCGGTATGCAGAAGGGCGCTACCGCGTTTGTCAAATCTACGGCAGTGGAAGCTATCAGAATGGGGGCCAAACTCGCCACGGGAACCCAGGTCGTTTTGGAGCAAGCAGAAGGCGTGTTAGGTGGTCAATTTGATACATCGATCACAGCAGAGCCTCTCCAAGTTCCAACAGGCGACGAGTTCAACTATGAgaatgaggaagaggaagtccCCTCAGACCTGATTTCCAAATATGCTTATCAACGCACGGACCTCAGGGAAGGCGTGCAGTCAGCTTACAAGAGCCTCCAACGAAACCTAAGCTCTGCGGCACAGACTATTTTGGCTGTTCCTATGGAGGTTTACGAACGTTCTGGAAATGAG GGTCCTGTGCGATCTGTTGTCAGGGCAGTACCTATTGCTGTCCTAAAGCCCATGATCGGCGCGAGTGAGGCGGTCAGCAAAACCCTGCTCGGTCTGCACAACACATTGGATCCTAACGTCCGGCACGAGAACGAGGCGAAATACAAGTCGCGATga
- a CDS encoding Acetylesterase — translation MNRFLPTLGKKPKWAPWTAQETLFITWVGVNDCGLSANPEHALEQLFVTQERLYKAGARHFLFIDVPTIHRIAVEKQSRVLEVIRNWNTALNEQIHRFSFKFKDATVLLFSAFRAFDVLLDDPESLGLDPADVRRRGGSIWMDHIHPTSAVHDYLASKIAEFISEVPSKKTT, via the exons ATGAACCGATTTCTCCCTACACTTGGTAAAAAACCAAAGTGGGCACCGTGGACTGCCCAAGAGACACTATTCA TTACATGGGTCGGAGTGAATGATTGCGG GCTCTCTGCAAATCCAGAACATGCACTCGAACAGCTGTTTGTGACTCAGGAACGACTTTACAAGGCTGGTGCCCGACATTTCTTGTTTATTGACGTTCCTACGATTCACCGCA TTGCGGTCGAAAAACAGTCAAGAGTATTGGAGGTCATTCGGAACTGGAACACGGCCCTAAACGAACAGATTCATCGATtcagcttcaagttcaaagaTGCAACCGTTTTGTTATTCTCTGCCTTTCGCGCCTTCGATGTGCTGCTTGATGACCCGGAAAGTCTTGGGTTAGACCCTGCAGATGTTCGTCGTAGAGGAGGCAGCATATGGATGGACCACATCCATCCAACCAGCGCAGTTCATGACTATCTCGCAAGCAAGATAGCGGAATTTATTTCTGAAGTACCTTCGAAAAAAACAACTTGA
- a CDS encoding Replication factor A protein 2, protein MQRTEASNSLRPFTIAQLNKATQAHTDAEWRVDDVEIGQITVVGQVVSIQKQTTNCVYMIDDGTGKMEARHWVDNSNEDDSSRFGEITEGHYVRVTGGLKSFGKKRYLNTTHIREIRDAHEIYFHILEAITVNLIMERGPPSNPHGANAKPSENGGGNMSAYSVQGGGGPSDQFSHLPALQRNIVRFIMSQPPREEGIHVAAIAKAIGAGGQDAHKISEALDKLMDDGHVFTTIDDSHFNVSL, encoded by the exons ATGCAGAGAACCGAGGCCTCGAACTCTCTACGACCTTTCACTATCGCTCAACTCAACAAAGCCACGCAGGCCCACACCGACGCGGAATGGAGGGTCGATGATGTAGAGATTGGCCAG ATCACAGTAGTCGGTCAAGTCGTGTCTATTCAGAAACAGACAACGAATTGCGTGTATATGATTGACGATGGTACTGGAAAAATGGAAGCGCGACACTGGGTCGACAACTCAAACGAAGACGATTCCTCTAGGTTTGGCGAGATTAC TGAAGGCCACTATGTGCGTGTCACCGGAGGCTTGAAAAGCTTTGGTAAAAAAAGGTACCTTAACACCACCCACATTCGGGAGATTCGAGATGCGCATGAAATCTATTTCCATATCCTTGAGGCCATAACGGTTAACCTAATCATGGAGCGGGGCCCT CCTTCGAACCCCCATGGTGCTAATGCAAAACCAAGCGAAAACGGTGGTGGCAATATGTCTGCGTACTCGGTACAAGGCGGGGGTGGACCAAGTGACCAATTCAGCCACCTACCAGCTTTACAGCGAAACATTGTGCGTTTCATTATGAGTCAACCTCCGAGGGAAGAGGGTATACATGTTGCTGCCATTGCGAAAGCGATCGGTGCAGGCGGTCAAGACGCTCACAAAATCAG TGAGGCGCTCGATAAATTGATGGACGATGGTCACGTATTCACGACCATCGATGACTCTCATTTCAATGTTTCGCTTTGA
- a CDS encoding N-alpha-acetyltransferase 25, NatB auxiliary subunit, translating into MSAAALDRQIKPIYDALDTGSNKSAIVACNKLLKKHPKNELVKSLKALALIRSQKVEESLVLCDEVLETKPTDDAVLTAMMHVLRGLGRHNDLVTMFEDAFKKQPTNEELGQQTFFANVRANHWKSAHQIATRMYKQFQEERYLYWSVISAVLQAKDANTPPTMRPILYKLAHRLIASSPTPSYVNAERFHLHLSILRELELWEEADKLIESDVGKSICSTSLACDEIRRAIMIQQGRYQQEAKRAEQLITEKKDRNWLEFLAVLDGTLPDTTPLIIGEADAREKVNHAQEIFSKIAEEDSTKDRSGLLALLDLEKRARLHGLSQEPTRMVSLLKQYFEKFGDKACCFEDLKPFVILDAESLSILRTFLEAIPTAFTTISELRRLINSFKLIRYTLSESEITAEKELIRVAAYARYTDYLASAPALALEHYRAMHIKQVQNDTLSHLILSRASTFSLGSIGDLTLLTECLESTQIYLSNTQETGDFIARAFQSEKYSQIPEFIVFEERLDNSLQRDTVKLEHIRMRIAHEPVTNDLIDMELIELKFIFDREHSDNRDFDILPNYQPKASKDLNEQTLLFGKPEGSKWLSCFLKVYIRGFQQASDIDDTVEEKLLIGDRPKKTAKYENGLTLKERLMQRGPEDFADLTEDEAKFIEYMNALIDWLEPYHNYARPPPDVVLAEAAKQTELKTGHPLKGVEVPTTNGHHKKDEEPPTIMDAPEVVVKYFDGVKERLPEAMKSSPSELLHVATLAQEAFLLLVAVTLRFKSPSVVKINKLSGLVPIFKTLRTNALSVLQSISAELVLRGKADGSSDTRNALISNCSPILTPQIDHDFLFINAKKIGDSRRKVLDGIGNGITRIRAAYSA; encoded by the exons ATGTCTGCAGCAGCTCTCGACCGTCAGATAAAACCAATCTATG ATGCCTTGGACACCGGTTCGAACAAGTCGGCCATTGTTGCGTGCAACAAACTTCTCAAAAAGCACCCAAAGAACGAGTTGGTCAAG TCCTTAAAAGCACTCGCTCTGATTCGATCACAAAAAGTCGAAGAATCACTTGTCCTTTGTGACGAAGTTCTCGAAACAAAACCCACCGATGATGCAGTGTTGACAGCGATGATGCATGTTCTTCGTGGCCTAGGACGAC ACAACGACTTGGTCACCATGTTCGAAGACGCCTTCAAAAAGCAACCAACAAATGAAGAACTTGGACAGCAAACTTTTTTTGCCAACGTCAGAGCCAACCATTGGAAATCCGCGCATCAG ATTGCGACGCGCATGTATAAACAATTTCAGGAAGAGCGTTATTTATACTGGAGTGTTATAAGTGCAGTCCTGCAG GCTAAAGACGCGAATACACCGCCAACCATGCGCCCTATTCTTTACAAACTTGCACATCGCCTGATTGCATCTTCACCTACTCCATCATATGTCAATGCTGAACGTTTCCATCTTCACCTCTCCATCCTCCGAGAACTAGAACTATGGGAAGAAGCTGACAAACTCATTGAGAGTGATGTTGGGAAAAGTATCTGCTCCACCAGTCTCGCGTGCGATGAGATTCGTCGCGCGATTATGATTCAGCAAGGCAGATATCAGCAGGAAGCTAAACGCGCAGAGCAACTAATAACAGAAAAGAA GGACCGTAATTGGTTGGAATTTCTCGCCGTTCTCGATGGTACCTTACCAGACACGACACCTTTAATAATTGGTGAAGCAGATGCCCGGGAAAAAGTAAATCACGCTCAGGAAATATTCTCCAAAATTGCCGAAGAGGATAGTACAAAAGATCGCTCTGGCCTTCTAGCACTGTTAGACCTCGAGAAACGAGCACGCCTTCACGGGTTGTCGCAAG AACCTACGCGAATGGTTTCACTACTGAAGCAATACTTTGAAAAGTTCGGAGACAAGGCTTGCTGCTTTGAGGATTTAAAACCCTTCGTGATTTTAGATGCAGAAAGTCTGTCCATATTACGTACATTCCTGGAGGCAATTCCGACAGCTTTT ACCACAATCTCTGAACTGCGCCGCCTAATTAACTCTTTCAAACTTATTCGTTATACACTCTCTGAATCGGAGATTACGGCTGAGAAAGAGTTGATTCGTGTGGCCGCATACGCTC GTTATACCGATTACTTGGCGA GTGCTCCTGCATTGGCTCTTGAGCATTACCGTGCTATGCACATTAAACAAGTCCAAAATGATACCCTTTCTCACCTGATTCTTTCTCGGGCGTCAACCTTTTCACTAGGTTCAATTGGTGACCTAACTTTATTGACCGAATGCCTGGAATCAACACAGATCTACCTGAGCAACACGCAAGAA ACCGGTGACTTTATTGCTCGCGCTTTCCAGTCTGAAAAATACTCTCAG ATACCCGAATTTATCGTCTTTGAAGAACGTTTGGACAATTCACTGCAGCGTGATACCGTGAAACTTGAACATATTCGTATGCGTATTGCGCATGAACCAGTCACAAACGATCTCATCGACATGGAGTTGATTGAATTGAAGTTTATATTTGATAGAG AACACTCGGACAACCGTGATTTCGATATTCTTCCTAATTATCAaccaaaggcttcaaaagATCTCAATGAACAAACATTACTGTTTGGAAAACCTGAAGGA AGCAAATGGTTGTCATGTTTCCTCAAAGTCTATATCCGTGGATTCCAACAAGCCAGTGATATTGATGATACAGTGGaagaaaagctgctgatagGGGATCGGCCAAAGAAAACTGCCAAATACGAAAATGGACTCACCCTTAAGGAAAGACTAATGCAACGGGGCCCAGAAGATTTTGCGGAT CTCACTGAGGATGAAGCCAAGTTCATTGAATATATGAACGCCCTTATCGATTGGCTAGAGCCTTACCATAATTATGCCCGCCCTCCTCCTGATGTTGTCCTGGCTGAAGCGGCTAAGCAAACCGAACTAAAGACCGGACATCCATTGAAAGGGGTTGAGGTGCCAACGACAAACGGCCACCACAAAAAGGACGAAGAGCCTCCCACCATAATGGACGCCCCTGAAGTTGTTGTGAAATACTTTGATG GTGTGAAGGAGCGACTGCCTGAAGCTATGAAGTCATCACCAAGTGAATTGCTTCATGTAGCCACCCTTGCTCAAGAG GCTTTCCTACTTCTAGTGGCTGTAACACTACGTTTCAAATCGCCTTCGGTCGTCAAAATCAATAAACTAAGCGGG CTCGTGCCTATTTTCAAGACACTTCGCACCAATGCATTGTCCGTTCTTCAATCTATATCCGCCGAGCTGGTTCTAAGGGGCAAGGCCGATGGCTCGTCCGACACACGAAATGCACTGATTTCTAATTGTTCCCCAATATTGACACCACAG ATTGATCATGATTTCCTGTTCATTAATGCTAAAAAGATCGGCGACTCCCGTCGAAAAGTCTTGGATGGCATAGGTAATGGAATCACACGGATTCGTGCAGCCTATTCTGCGTAG